One segment of Aquimarina sp. BL5 DNA contains the following:
- a CDS encoding cupin domain-containing protein, which yields MDKKVKEIVAKLDMMPHPEGGFYKETYRSDGIIPKAVLKDKFSGDRNYCTGIYFLLTSENFSAFHRIKQDEMWHFYGGNSLYVHVITPEGIYTRYAVGMDLDLGETPQLVVPAGCWFASSVKDTEGYSFVGCTVSPGFDFADFELANRDVLVNQYPDHSEIITQYTRQ from the coding sequence ATGGATAAAAAAGTAAAAGAAATAGTTGCCAAACTGGATATGATGCCACATCCGGAAGGTGGTTTTTATAAGGAGACTTATAGAAGCGATGGTATTATTCCGAAAGCAGTTTTAAAAGATAAATTTTCTGGAGATCGTAATTATTGTACAGGAATCTATTTTCTACTTACTTCAGAAAATTTTTCAGCGTTTCATCGTATTAAACAAGATGAGATGTGGCATTTTTATGGAGGAAATTCGTTGTATGTGCACGTGATTACTCCAGAAGGAATATATACTAGATACGCTGTAGGAATGGACCTGGATCTAGGAGAAACTCCTCAGTTGGTAGTGCCTGCAGGTTGTTGGTTTGCTTCTAGTGTAAAAGACACAGAAGGTTATTCTTTTGTGGGTTGTACGGTATCACCTGGTTTTGATTTTGCTGATTTTGAGTTAGCTAACAGGGATGTTTTGGTAAATCAATATCCAGATCATTCAGAGATAATTACACAATATACTCGTCAATAG
- a CDS encoding ferritin has translation MIPEIEKSLNEQVRYEATASAQYLSMACWADVNGYNGIADFFYTQSEEERVHMTKLVKFINERNGQAVIPAIEKPRDDFNSLRELFEIFLESEEFVTAQINNVIFQCLQHKDYNVHNFMQWYVAEQLEEEAVARTLLDKLKIIGDDKSGHYLFDRDINTFQISNSQQE, from the coding sequence ATGATACCTGAAATAGAGAAATCATTGAATGAACAAGTACGATATGAGGCTACGGCATCTGCACAATATCTTTCTATGGCATGTTGGGCTGATGTAAATGGCTATAATGGGATAGCCGATTTTTTTTATACACAATCTGAAGAAGAACGTGTACATATGACTAAGCTGGTCAAATTTATTAATGAAAGAAATGGACAAGCGGTAATACCTGCTATCGAAAAGCCAAGAGATGATTTTAATTCATTAAGAGAATTATTCGAAATTTTCTTAGAAAGTGAAGAATTTGTAACTGCACAGATCAATAACGTTATTTTTCAATGTCTACAACATAAAGATTATAATGTTCATAATTTTATGCAGTGGTATGTAGCAGAACAATTAGAAGAGGAAGCAGTCGCGAGAACTTTATTGGATAAATTAAAAATTATCGGTGATGATAAATCAGGGCACTATTTATTCGATAGAGATATTAATACCTTTCAGATAAGTAATTCACAACAGGAGTAG
- a CDS encoding DUF6503 family protein codes for MIVRKTIKTLFFQSILLGSLFFLCGCSSTSAELNGREILQKSKKYHDPSNIWGEVSFDVYIQEPRIVNSTRYSIIKMNNATGSFELQRNRGQYVSTHIVDENGLTKVLLNNSETIDSTLVAKYRLQTERSSVYQKFYQIMYGLPMALNDQTLKSIDTTAIVDFNDETSYKIELELKEAVFSEFWKLYIRTSDYKLVGLEIIFPNESKKGERLYFEKDFNYKGIIIPRIRHWHEYHDDSYSGSDIIIKSID; via the coding sequence ATGATCGTAAGGAAAACAATAAAGACGCTATTTTTTCAAAGTATACTTTTAGGATCACTATTCTTTTTATGTGGATGTTCTTCAACTTCAGCAGAGTTAAACGGTAGAGAGATTTTACAAAAAAGTAAAAAATATCATGATCCTTCGAATATATGGGGAGAAGTAAGTTTTGACGTTTATATCCAAGAACCTAGAATAGTAAATTCAACACGATATTCTATTATAAAAATGAATAACGCTACGGGTTCATTTGAACTTCAGCGAAATAGAGGTCAATATGTTTCTACCCATATAGTAGATGAGAATGGACTTACCAAGGTGTTACTAAACAATTCAGAAACTATAGATTCAACATTGGTCGCTAAATATCGATTACAAACAGAAAGGAGCAGTGTATACCAGAAATTTTATCAAATAATGTATGGTTTACCAATGGCATTAAATGATCAAACCTTGAAAAGTATTGATACTACTGCTATAGTTGATTTTAATGATGAAACGAGTTATAAAATTGAATTAGAATTAAAGGAAGCAGTGTTTTCTGAATTTTGGAAATTATACATAAGAACTTCAGATTACAAATTAGTTGGACTAGAGATCATCTTTCCCAATGAATCTAAAAAAGGAGAACGATTATATTTTGAGAAAGATTTTAATTACAAAGGAATTATTATACCAAGAATAAGGCATTGGCATGAGTATCATGATGATAGTTACTCAGGATCAGATATAATAATTAAAAGTATTGATTGA
- a CDS encoding PD40 domain-containing protein: protein MRILFFFVILPILGYAQNKEESLLYLKQKPPGLQPEIFAPNIISKPSEYEFGSVFSKDGKEFFFGVDINGKPEIRYTRLEKDSWIVPKTIISHSLYSGNDPFLSPDETELYFISNRPLTGKGNKKDIDIWYVKKEENGWSDPINAGSNINSDANEYYISFTDSGTMYFSSNHNSENDNFDIYASKKINGEFQEPKKLSDAVNTKSYEADVFVAPDESYIIFCATRKEGLGRGDLYISFKNEDGSWATSKNMGASINTKGHELCPFVTKDGKYFFYTSNQDIYWVDASIINQYR, encoded by the coding sequence ATGAGAATACTTTTTTTCTTTGTTATACTACCTATATTAGGATATGCCCAAAATAAAGAAGAATCCCTATTATACTTAAAACAAAAACCTCCTGGATTACAACCAGAAATATTTGCCCCTAATATAATTTCTAAACCTTCAGAATATGAATTTGGATCTGTCTTCTCTAAAGATGGAAAAGAATTTTTTTTCGGAGTTGATATAAATGGCAAACCGGAGATTAGGTACACAAGATTAGAAAAAGATTCTTGGATCGTACCAAAAACTATCATATCACATTCTTTATACAGCGGTAATGACCCATTTCTTTCTCCTGATGAAACAGAACTCTATTTTATATCGAATAGACCCTTAACAGGAAAAGGAAATAAAAAAGATATAGATATCTGGTATGTGAAGAAAGAAGAAAATGGATGGTCAGACCCTATAAATGCTGGATCTAATATTAATTCTGATGCCAATGAATATTATATTTCCTTTACGGATAGTGGTACTATGTACTTTAGTTCAAATCACAATTCAGAAAATGACAATTTTGATATATACGCTTCAAAAAAAATAAATGGTGAATTTCAGGAGCCAAAGAAATTGAGTGATGCTGTAAATACTAAAAGTTATGAAGCAGATGTGTTTGTAGCTCCGGATGAATCTTATATTATTTTTTGCGCGACACGCAAAGAAGGATTGGGTAGAGGAGATTTATATATTAGTTTTAAAAATGAAGATGGTAGTTGGGCTACATCTAAGAATATGGGAGCTTCTATCAATACTAAAGGACATGAATTATGTCCATTTGTTACCAAAGATGGGAAATACTTTTTCTACACTAGTAATCAAGATATTTATTGGGTTGATGCTTCTATTATCAATCAATATCGATAG